A window of Drosophila subobscura isolate 14011-0131.10 chromosome E, UCBerk_Dsub_1.0, whole genome shotgun sequence contains these coding sequences:
- the LOC117890259 gene encoding uncharacterized protein LOC117890259 isoform X1 gives MAAPIDESVLNALKGVTTKQTRLPKPLLIKIYVASLKQEFNQERRMLLELVGPELQSLYDDRQIELEFVDMHFGTGALGVNQLERDPYLLEDYLHEIDTCHAHTKSVFFLALIGDGLGRLPLPTHLDEDIYAAVLADPQTTPEQEALLARWYEMDASKVQRQLKQDYRVLPMDAWLSESQQLQRMLEQALQSFVQGPGASARSADFLKRVQQLRRTQIEREVEQAMALSSEKILAVFRERAAQSSKRDVEASERLRKIKDELTMNLSTDNHTTLVVPGSASCEMIDPDNEDHESYLSKFKNKVTDKLRLLIEAHITNDPDVIKGRKKTVQEIFHEHATHLRILRDHVESAALIESRVPQKLRQNLMANFRNGSRHAPYFICGSDGSGKSALISTLYGQVGSWFVSTRVHRVIRFAKATPRSAYNLELLRVICQQISIIFNIPEGYLPKDASFDPLYISTWFQNLLRRVEDMSNDVLFLFIDDLHLLNPLDCDIVTALSWLPTSLPWNVQIICSSTTPVEQLKFTPMQRDRFKSAEYQFDLNLGEYATELQRPPQCVPEVSFVLYVEQQFDGLERHYGRQAVGSLAAYITCSEYGLSETELLELLMPTDDPESLIDTRSGHFSFATFKKIHREMDKLQLLHDKIMSGKVLVQWRHNYCAVVAKRRYMGGQRTRNLHMELANLFFPQDEDESTLENESTQSETKSVVSLKDSLRERDLHHKDREREKDNVSAGRKSSSTHHNDDTSTFYNPIAADVSYSMRHVEESWHHLMRSDDTTRFKQIAVCNFDFLLAAVQTVSISYLRCLIEHVRCFILDRDIELIYYTIRKSSDVLTRDPMQLGSQLISWLRPISEHDDDDNSLLSMTVRSATAWCDGYAVPLLVPLTGWLPAPLPSQIRTMTVSGTGVIRAVCLAPSKQHLILATSSGEVQQWHIMSNSLEHIFKGHTAAVTCLLVAPTTEPELLLTGSEDTSVLVWHVSQRDRRAHINAHTAPITGVAAGVNNTLIISSSEDATIAITDLASGKLKHRISHHRGPVSGILVAGACDVLISASHDRTICVWNLENFALLNTMQMMAPVLRIDISWNSVFLLALCEDNALYVRTLATGKELHTLKGHKSKVRTICIGKDSQRCVVGCDDTRALIYDMHSGKLVRSMPPNPGPVTAVYAMENDDFLITVGGNKITFYSFRNEELYVNPYSRNPRRKRSLKRHAQAQRSPSTTLPPITCFDLSRDSQQMAIASGRSVHLMRINTPEYQCTLEGHSGVVNCLKFAPNGEFLTTGSEDRLVQVWNLAATETINTFKGHAAPVVKVVVLMDSLRVISTDRDSLLLVWMADSGNLLQTIQGPYKSLVVTNNMRFAASSNGDNTLKIWSLTQEDEKYSVSHSDEITCFEISADSMHIITGSRDMSLKVWQSTGGKLSQVLVGHSDAVTCVAVSVTNKTQVLSGSKDTNLILWDLLTGEEVHTLAGHLGPVIGVKVSADGSTAVSGSDDKTLIVWETKRGLALTSLQMHVPFTHFDISLEVSRVLVQLVDSYNLPVICLHNTPAQYVKLPTYSGPTKDVDDLRPQGPKRQMKRLLKKEVSLDTYTWQKKYGHLTSSVMMAQVDERLKRRFSVSASMEEISKIAENKTGASQANLGPEQAALAQSQHFDQLEALWNKRSPPRRRHNAGLSRQTSLVEDRLESSDDDEYQDERAGMLSASYDHIHLLARLPGIRSLHDAWKTNSLRVPRTKFYVSTPPQTPGSHQLNATRTRTEPTSEQNPSPESSSMTLHRVAPDLVRDLLHAAPSPADSPRLITLRQFFHWPSLKSHLIRGQRQRNCMSVQPNTRLNPPVPVRPTPIIVVENCDSRNVQRLRTDLVLHPQYSRASFGHIDADDLEGSSRAKKSSTSCGGYFHRRWHLLRHKSQSERRVPHRDSKPNSTSNSNSQEPTATCHQCVVQ, from the exons ATGGCTGCGCCCATCGACGAGAGTGTGCTGAATGCACTGAAGGGGGTGACAACGAAGCAGACCCGCCTGCCCAAGCCGCTGCTCATCAAGATCTATGTGGCCAGCCTGAAGCAGGAGTTCAACCAGGAGCGCCGCATGCTCCTGGAGCTGGTGGGGCCCGAGCTGCAGAGCCTCTACGACGACCGTCAAATCGAG CTGGAGTTCGTGGACATGCACTTTGGCACTGGGGCACTGGGGGTCAACCAACTGGAGCGGGATCCCTATTTGCTCGAGGACTACTTGCACGAGATCGACACCTGTCATGCCCACACGAAGAGCGTCTTCTTCCTGGCCCTCATCGGCGATGGACTCggccgcctgccgctgcccacgCATCTGGACGAGGACATCTATGCGGCAGTGTTGGCCGACCCTCAGACAACGCCCGAACAGGAGGCTCTTCTGGCCAGGTGGTATGAGATGGATGCATCCAAGGTGCAGCGCCAACTGAAGCAGGACTATCG AGTACTGCCCATGGATGCCTGGCTGAGCGAgtcccagcagctgcagaggATGCTGGAGCAGGCCCTGCAAAGTTTTGTTCAAGGACCAGGAGCATCAGCGCGATCCGCAGACTTCCTGAAACGGGTGCAACAGCTGAGGCGCACACAGATCGAGCGCGAAGTCGAGCAGGCAATGG CGCTCTCCAGCGAGAAGATCTTGGCCGTGTTTCGGGAGCGGGCCGCTCAGAGCAGCAAGAGGGATGTGGAGGCCAGCGAGCGGCTTCGCAAAATCAAGGACGAGCTCACCATGAACCTCTCTACGGACAATCACACAACGCTAGT GGTGCCCGGCAGTGCCTCCTGCGAGATGATCGACCCCGACAATGAAGACCACGAATCCTATCTCAGCAAATTTAAGAACAAAGTCACCGACAAGCTGCGCCTGCTGATCGAGGCGCACATCACCAATGATCCCGATGTAATCAAGGGGAGGAAAAAGACTGTTCAG GAAATCTTTCACGAGCACGCCACTCACCTGCGCATCCTGCGCGATCACGTGGAGAGCGCAGCGCTCATTGAGTCGCGAGTGCCGCAGAAGCTGCGGCAGAATCTGATGGCCAACTTCAGGAACGGGAGCCGGCACGCGCCGTACTTCATCTGCGGCTCGGATGGCAGCGGCAAGAGCGCCCTCATCAGCACCTTGTACGGGCAGGTGGGCAGCTGGTTCGTCTCGACGAGGGTCCATCGCGTGATCCGGTTTGCCAAGGCCACGCCGCGCTCGGCCTACAACCTGGAGCTGTTGCGAGTGATCTGTCAGCAGATCTCGATTATCTTCAACATCCCAGAGGGCTACCTGCCCAAGGACGCCTCCTTCGACCCGCTGTACATCAGCACCTGGTTCCAGAACCTGCTGCGCCGCGTCGAGGACATGAGCAACGACGTCCTCTTCCTGTTCATCGACGACCTGCACCTGCTCAACCCCCTCGACTGCGACATCGTGACCGCCCTCTCCTGGCTGCCCACCTCGCTGCCCTGGAACGTGCAGATCATCTGCAGCTCCACCACCCCCGTCGAGCAGCTCAAGTTCACGCCCATGCAGCGGGACCGCTTCAAGTCGGCGGAGTACCAGTTCGACCTCAACCTGGGCGAGTACGCCACGGAGCTGCAGCGACCCCCCCAGTGCGTGCCCGAGGTCAGCTTCGTGCTCTACGTGGAGCAGCAGTTCGACGGCCTCGAGCGGCACTACGGCAGGCAGGCGGTGGGCAGCCTGGCCGCCTACATCACCTGCTCCGAGTACGGGCTGAGCGAGACAGAGCTCCTGGAGCTGCTCATGCCCACCGATGATCCCGAGTCGCTGATCGACACCAGGAGCGGACACTTTAGCTTCGCCACCTTCAAGAAGATCCACAGGGAAATGG acaaactgcagctgctgcacgacAAGATCATGTCCGGCAAGGTGCTTGTGCAGTGGCGCCACAACTACTGTGCGGTGGTGGCCAAACGAAGGTACATGGGTGGCCAGAGGACGCGCAACCTGCACATGGAGCTGGCCAACCTCTTCTTCCCGCAGGACGAGGACGAAAGCACGCTGGAAAACGAGTCCACGCAGAGTGAGACCAAGTCCGTGGTCAGCCTCAAGGACAGTCTCAGGGAGCGCGATCTGCACCACAAGGACAGGGAGCGCGAGAAGGACAACGTCTCCGCAGGCCGCAAGTCCTCCTCCACCCACCACAACGACGACACCTCCACCTTCTACAACCCCATAGCCGCCGACGTAAGCTACAGCATGCGGCACGTGGAGGAGAGCTGGCACCACCTGATGCGCTCCGACGACACGACTCGCTTCAAGCAAATCGCAGTCTGCAACTTTGATTTCCTGCTGGCGGCG GTTCAAACGGTCTCGATCAGCTATCTGCGCTGCCTGATCGAGCACGTGCGATGCTTTATCCTGGATAGGGACATCGAGCTGATCTACTACACGATACGCAAGTCCAGCGATGTACTAACCCGCGACCCCATGCAGCTGGGCTCCCAGCTGATCTCCTGGCTGCGTCCGATCAGCGagcacgacgacgacgacaactcGCTGCTCAGCATGACGGTGCGGTCGGCCACGGCCTGGTGCGACGGATACGCCGTGCCGCTGCTGGTACCCCTCACGGGATGGCTGCCAGCACCGCTGCCGTCGCAGATTCGCACCATGACGGTGTCGGGTACGGGCGTCATCCGAGCCGTCTGTCTGGCACCCTCGAAGCAGCACCTCATCCTGGCCACCAGTTCGGGCGAGGTGCAGCAGTGGCACATCATGAGCAACTCGCTGGAGCACATCTTCAAGG GACACACTGCGGCAGTCACGTGCCTGCTGGTGGCCCCCACTACAGAGCCGGAGCTCCTGCTCACCGGCTCCGAGGACACCAGCGTGCTCGTCTGGCACGTCTCTCAGCGCGACCGTCGGGCGCACATCAA CGCCCACACCGCCCCCATAACGGGCGTGGCAGCCGGGGTCAACAATACGCtgatcatcagcagcagcgaggatgCGACAATCGCCATCACAGACCTGGCCAGCGGCAAACTG AAACACCGCATCAGCCACCACCGCGGACCGGTGAGCGGGATCCTCGTGGCCGGAGCGTGCGATGTCCTGATCTCGGCCAGTCACGATCGAACCATCTGCGTGTGGAACCTCGAGAACTTCGCCCTGCTGAACACCATGCAAATGATGGCTCCTGTCCTGCGCATCGACATCTCATGGAACTCG GTCTTCCTCCTGGCCCTTTGCGAGGACAATGCTCTCTATGTGCGCACTCTGGCCACGGGTAAGGAGCTGCACACGCTCAAGGGACACAAGTCAAAG GTACGGACCATTTGCATTGGCAAGGATAGCCAGCGCTGCGTGGTGGGATGCGACGACACACGAGCCCTGATCTACGACATGCACTCGGGCAAGCTGGTGCGATCAATGCCACCCAACCCGGGGCCTGTGACCGCCGTCTATGCCATGGAGAATGACGACTTCCTCATCACGGTGGGCGGCAACAAGATCACCTTCTACTCCTTCCGCAACGAGGAACTCTACGTGAACCCGTACTCGCGCAATCCGCGCCGCAAACGGAGTCTGAAACGgcatgcccaggcccagcgCTCACCCTCGACGACCCTGCCACCGATCACATGCTTCGATCTCTCCCGGGACTCGCAGCAGATGGCCATCGCCTCGGGCCGCAGCGTGCACCTGATGCGCATCAACACGCCAGAGTACCAGTGCACCCTGGAGGGGCACTCTGGCGTCGTCAACTGCCTGAAGTTCGCGCCCAACGGAGAGTTCCTCACCACGGGCTCCGAGGATCGGCTGGTGCAGGTCTGGAACCTGGCGGCGACCGAGACCATCAACACGTTCAAGGGCCATGCGGCGCCAGTGGTGAAGGTGGTGGTGCTGATGGACTCGCTGCGAGTCATCTCCACGGACCGGGactcgctgctgctcgtgtGGATGGCCGACTCGGGCAACCTGCTGCAGACCATCCAGGGACCGTACAAGAGCCTGGTGGTGACCAACAACATGCGCTTCGCCGCCTCCAGCAACGGGGACAACACCCTCAAGATCTGGTCGCTCACCCAGGAGGACGAGAAGTACTCGGTCTCGCACTCGGACGAGATCACCTGCTTCGAGATCAGCGCCGACAGCATGCACATCATCACTGGCTCCCGCGACATGTCGCTCAAGGTGTGGCAGTCCACGGGCGGCAAGCTCAGCCAGGTGCTGGTCGGCCACAGCGATGCCGTGACCTGTGTCGCCGTCTCTGTGACCAACAAGACGCAGGTCCTGTCCGGCTCCAAGGACACCAACCTCATCTTGTGGGACCTGCTCACAGGCGAGGAGGTCCACACGCTGGCCGGACACTTGGGTCCTGTCATTGGAGTGAAGGTTTCGGCAGATG GTTCGACGGCTGTGTCGGGCAGCGATGACAAGACCTTGATCGTGTGGGAGACGAAGCGCGGCCTGGCCCTGACCTCCCTGCAGATGCACGTGCCCTTCACCCACTTCGACATCAGCCTGGAGGTGTCGCGGGTCTTGGTACAGCTGGTGGATAGCTACAATCTGCCGGTAATCTGTCTGCACAACACGCCGGCGCAGTATGTGAAGCTGCCCACGTACTCGGGACCCACCAAGGATGTGGATG ACCTCCGACCGCAGGGCCCGAAGCGCCAGATGAAGCGGCTGCTAAAGAAGGAAGTGTCCCTGGACACGTACACCTGGCAGAAGAAGTACGGCCACCTGACATCATCGGTCATGATGGCCCAGGTGGATGAGCGCCTGAAGCGCCGCTTCAGCGTCTCGGCCAGCATGGAGGAGATCTCAAAGATCGCCGAGAACAAGACGGGGGCCTCCCAGGCCAACCTCGGTCCCGAACAGGCGGCTCTGGCCCAGTCGCAGCACTTCGACCAGCTAGAGGCGCTGTGGAACAAGCGATCTCCGCCCCGTCGACGCCACAATGCG GGTCTGTCGAGGCAGACTTCGCTGGTGGAGGACCGACTCGAGTCGTCGGACGACGATGAGTACCAGGACGAGCGCGCAGGTATGTTGTCAGCCTCCTACGACCACATCCACCTCCTTGCACGCCTGCCTGGTATCCGCTCCCTGCACGATGCATGGAAGACAAACAGTCTGCGAGTGCCGAGAACGAAGTTCTACGTGAGCACCCCCCCACAGACCCCCGGCAGCCACCAGCTGAACGCGACGAGAACGCGGACAGAACCCACCTCTGAACAGAACCCGAGCCCCGAGAGTAGTAGTATGACCTTGCACCGTGTGGCGCCCGACCTGGTGAGAGATCTGCTGCACGCGGCCCCGTCGCCGGCAGACTCCCCTCGGCTGATCACGCTGCGCCAGTTCTTCCACTGGCCCAGCCTGAAGTCTCACCTGATTCGAGGCCAGCGCCAGAGGAACTGCATGTCCGTCCAGCCAAACACCCGCCTGAACCCGCCGGTTCCTGTCCGTCCCACGCCCATCATCGTGGTGGAGAACTGTGACAGTCGCAATGTGCAGCGCCTGCGCACCGATCTGGTCCTGCACCCGCAGTACAGTCGCGCCTCATTCGGTCACATCGATGCGGACGACCTCGAGGGTTCCTCGCGGGCCAAGAAGTCGTCCACCTCATGTGGGGGCTACTTTCACCGCCGCTGGCACCTACTGCGCCACAAGTCCCAATCCGAACGGAGGGTTCCCCATCGCGACTCCAAGCCCAACTCCACTTCCAATTCAAACTCCCAAGAGCCAACAGCCACCTGCCACCAGTGTGTTGTGCAGTGA
- the LOC117890259 gene encoding uncharacterized protein LOC117890259 isoform X2, with protein MAAPIDESVLNALKGVTTKQTRLPKPLLIKIYVASLKQEFNQERRMLLELVGPELQSLYDDRQIELEFVDMHFGTGALGVNQLERDPYLLEDYLHEIDTCHAHTKSVFFLALIGDGLGRLPLPTHLDEDIYAAVLADPQTTPEQEALLARWYEMDASKVQRQLKQDYRVLPMDAWLSESQQLQRMLEQALQSFVQGPGASARSADFLKRVQQLRRTQIEREVEQAMALSSEKILAVFRERAAQSSKRDVEASERLRKIKDELTMNLSTDNHTTLVVPGSASCEMIDPDNEDHESYLSKFKNKVTDKLRLLIEAHITNDPDVIKGRKKTVQEIFHEHATHLRILRDHVESAALIESRVPQKLRQNLMANFRNGSRHAPYFICGSDGSGKSALISTLYGQVGSWFVSTRVHRVIRFAKATPRSAYNLELLRVICQQISIIFNIPEGYLPKDASFDPLYISTWFQNLLRRVEDMSNDVLFLFIDDLHLLNPLDCDIVTALSWLPTSLPWNVQIICSSTTPVEQLKFTPMQRDRFKSAEYQFDLNLGEYATELQRPPQCVPEVSFVLYVEQQFDGLERHYGRQAVGSLAAYITCSEYGLSETELLELLMPTDDPESLIDTRSGHFSFATFKKIHREMDKLQLLHDKIMSGKVLVQWRHNYCAVVAKRRYMGGQRTRNLHMELANLFFPQDEDESTLENESTQSETKSVVSLKDSLRERDLHHKDREREKDNVSAGRKSSSTHHNDDTSTFYNPIAADVSYSMRHVEESWHHLMRSDDTTRFKQIAVCNFDFLLAAVQTVSISYLRCLIEHVRCFILDRDIELIYYTIRKSSDVLTRDPMQLGSQLISWLRPISEHDDDDNSLLSMTVRSATAWCDGYAVPLLVPLTGWLPAPLPSQIRTMTVSGTGVIRAVCLAPSKQHLILATSSGEVQQWHIMSNSLEHIFKGHTAAVTCLLVAPTTEPELLLTGSEDTSVLVWHVSQRDRRAHINAHTAPITGVAAGVNNTLIISSSEDATIAITDLASGKLKHRISHHRGPVSGILVAGACDVLISASHDRTICVWNLENFALLNTMQMMAPVLRIDISWNSVFLLALCEDNALYVRTLATGKELHTLKGHKSKVRTICIGKDSQRCVVGCDDTRALIYDMHSGKLVRSMPPNPGPVTAVYAMENDDFLITVGGNKITFYSFRNEELYVNPYSRNPRRKRSLKRHAQAQRSPSTTLPPITCFDLSRDSQQMAIASGRSVHLMRINTPEYQCTLEGHSGVVNCLKFAPNGEFLTTGSEDRLVQVWNLAATETINTFKGHAAPVVKVVVLMDSLRVISTDRDSLLLVWMADSGNLLQTIQGPYKSLVVTNNMRFAASSNGDNTLKIWSLTQEDEKYSVSHSDEITCFEISADSMHIITGSRDMSLKVWQSTGGKLSQVLVGHSDAVTCVAVSVTNKTQVLSGSKDTNLILWDLLTGEEVHTLAGHLGPVIGVKVSADGSTAVSGSDDKTLIVWETKRGLALTSLQMHVPFTHFDISLEVSRVLVQLVDSYNLPVICLHNTPAQYVKLPTYSGPTKDVDDLRPQGPKRQMKRLLKKEVSLDTYTWQKKYGHLTSSVMMAQVDERLKRRFSVSASMEEISKIAENKTGASQANLGPEQAALAQSQHFDQLEALWNKRSPPRRRHNAGLSRQTSLVEDRLESSDDDEYQDERAGNAHSSKTSSRSSLPP; from the exons ATGGCTGCGCCCATCGACGAGAGTGTGCTGAATGCACTGAAGGGGGTGACAACGAAGCAGACCCGCCTGCCCAAGCCGCTGCTCATCAAGATCTATGTGGCCAGCCTGAAGCAGGAGTTCAACCAGGAGCGCCGCATGCTCCTGGAGCTGGTGGGGCCCGAGCTGCAGAGCCTCTACGACGACCGTCAAATCGAG CTGGAGTTCGTGGACATGCACTTTGGCACTGGGGCACTGGGGGTCAACCAACTGGAGCGGGATCCCTATTTGCTCGAGGACTACTTGCACGAGATCGACACCTGTCATGCCCACACGAAGAGCGTCTTCTTCCTGGCCCTCATCGGCGATGGACTCggccgcctgccgctgcccacgCATCTGGACGAGGACATCTATGCGGCAGTGTTGGCCGACCCTCAGACAACGCCCGAACAGGAGGCTCTTCTGGCCAGGTGGTATGAGATGGATGCATCCAAGGTGCAGCGCCAACTGAAGCAGGACTATCG AGTACTGCCCATGGATGCCTGGCTGAGCGAgtcccagcagctgcagaggATGCTGGAGCAGGCCCTGCAAAGTTTTGTTCAAGGACCAGGAGCATCAGCGCGATCCGCAGACTTCCTGAAACGGGTGCAACAGCTGAGGCGCACACAGATCGAGCGCGAAGTCGAGCAGGCAATGG CGCTCTCCAGCGAGAAGATCTTGGCCGTGTTTCGGGAGCGGGCCGCTCAGAGCAGCAAGAGGGATGTGGAGGCCAGCGAGCGGCTTCGCAAAATCAAGGACGAGCTCACCATGAACCTCTCTACGGACAATCACACAACGCTAGT GGTGCCCGGCAGTGCCTCCTGCGAGATGATCGACCCCGACAATGAAGACCACGAATCCTATCTCAGCAAATTTAAGAACAAAGTCACCGACAAGCTGCGCCTGCTGATCGAGGCGCACATCACCAATGATCCCGATGTAATCAAGGGGAGGAAAAAGACTGTTCAG GAAATCTTTCACGAGCACGCCACTCACCTGCGCATCCTGCGCGATCACGTGGAGAGCGCAGCGCTCATTGAGTCGCGAGTGCCGCAGAAGCTGCGGCAGAATCTGATGGCCAACTTCAGGAACGGGAGCCGGCACGCGCCGTACTTCATCTGCGGCTCGGATGGCAGCGGCAAGAGCGCCCTCATCAGCACCTTGTACGGGCAGGTGGGCAGCTGGTTCGTCTCGACGAGGGTCCATCGCGTGATCCGGTTTGCCAAGGCCACGCCGCGCTCGGCCTACAACCTGGAGCTGTTGCGAGTGATCTGTCAGCAGATCTCGATTATCTTCAACATCCCAGAGGGCTACCTGCCCAAGGACGCCTCCTTCGACCCGCTGTACATCAGCACCTGGTTCCAGAACCTGCTGCGCCGCGTCGAGGACATGAGCAACGACGTCCTCTTCCTGTTCATCGACGACCTGCACCTGCTCAACCCCCTCGACTGCGACATCGTGACCGCCCTCTCCTGGCTGCCCACCTCGCTGCCCTGGAACGTGCAGATCATCTGCAGCTCCACCACCCCCGTCGAGCAGCTCAAGTTCACGCCCATGCAGCGGGACCGCTTCAAGTCGGCGGAGTACCAGTTCGACCTCAACCTGGGCGAGTACGCCACGGAGCTGCAGCGACCCCCCCAGTGCGTGCCCGAGGTCAGCTTCGTGCTCTACGTGGAGCAGCAGTTCGACGGCCTCGAGCGGCACTACGGCAGGCAGGCGGTGGGCAGCCTGGCCGCCTACATCACCTGCTCCGAGTACGGGCTGAGCGAGACAGAGCTCCTGGAGCTGCTCATGCCCACCGATGATCCCGAGTCGCTGATCGACACCAGGAGCGGACACTTTAGCTTCGCCACCTTCAAGAAGATCCACAGGGAAATGG acaaactgcagctgctgcacgacAAGATCATGTCCGGCAAGGTGCTTGTGCAGTGGCGCCACAACTACTGTGCGGTGGTGGCCAAACGAAGGTACATGGGTGGCCAGAGGACGCGCAACCTGCACATGGAGCTGGCCAACCTCTTCTTCCCGCAGGACGAGGACGAAAGCACGCTGGAAAACGAGTCCACGCAGAGTGAGACCAAGTCCGTGGTCAGCCTCAAGGACAGTCTCAGGGAGCGCGATCTGCACCACAAGGACAGGGAGCGCGAGAAGGACAACGTCTCCGCAGGCCGCAAGTCCTCCTCCACCCACCACAACGACGACACCTCCACCTTCTACAACCCCATAGCCGCCGACGTAAGCTACAGCATGCGGCACGTGGAGGAGAGCTGGCACCACCTGATGCGCTCCGACGACACGACTCGCTTCAAGCAAATCGCAGTCTGCAACTTTGATTTCCTGCTGGCGGCG GTTCAAACGGTCTCGATCAGCTATCTGCGCTGCCTGATCGAGCACGTGCGATGCTTTATCCTGGATAGGGACATCGAGCTGATCTACTACACGATACGCAAGTCCAGCGATGTACTAACCCGCGACCCCATGCAGCTGGGCTCCCAGCTGATCTCCTGGCTGCGTCCGATCAGCGagcacgacgacgacgacaactcGCTGCTCAGCATGACGGTGCGGTCGGCCACGGCCTGGTGCGACGGATACGCCGTGCCGCTGCTGGTACCCCTCACGGGATGGCTGCCAGCACCGCTGCCGTCGCAGATTCGCACCATGACGGTGTCGGGTACGGGCGTCATCCGAGCCGTCTGTCTGGCACCCTCGAAGCAGCACCTCATCCTGGCCACCAGTTCGGGCGAGGTGCAGCAGTGGCACATCATGAGCAACTCGCTGGAGCACATCTTCAAGG GACACACTGCGGCAGTCACGTGCCTGCTGGTGGCCCCCACTACAGAGCCGGAGCTCCTGCTCACCGGCTCCGAGGACACCAGCGTGCTCGTCTGGCACGTCTCTCAGCGCGACCGTCGGGCGCACATCAA CGCCCACACCGCCCCCATAACGGGCGTGGCAGCCGGGGTCAACAATACGCtgatcatcagcagcagcgaggatgCGACAATCGCCATCACAGACCTGGCCAGCGGCAAACTG AAACACCGCATCAGCCACCACCGCGGACCGGTGAGCGGGATCCTCGTGGCCGGAGCGTGCGATGTCCTGATCTCGGCCAGTCACGATCGAACCATCTGCGTGTGGAACCTCGAGAACTTCGCCCTGCTGAACACCATGCAAATGATGGCTCCTGTCCTGCGCATCGACATCTCATGGAACTCG GTCTTCCTCCTGGCCCTTTGCGAGGACAATGCTCTCTATGTGCGCACTCTGGCCACGGGTAAGGAGCTGCACACGCTCAAGGGACACAAGTCAAAG GTACGGACCATTTGCATTGGCAAGGATAGCCAGCGCTGCGTGGTGGGATGCGACGACACACGAGCCCTGATCTACGACATGCACTCGGGCAAGCTGGTGCGATCAATGCCACCCAACCCGGGGCCTGTGACCGCCGTCTATGCCATGGAGAATGACGACTTCCTCATCACGGTGGGCGGCAACAAGATCACCTTCTACTCCTTCCGCAACGAGGAACTCTACGTGAACCCGTACTCGCGCAATCCGCGCCGCAAACGGAGTCTGAAACGgcatgcccaggcccagcgCTCACCCTCGACGACCCTGCCACCGATCACATGCTTCGATCTCTCCCGGGACTCGCAGCAGATGGCCATCGCCTCGGGCCGCAGCGTGCACCTGATGCGCATCAACACGCCAGAGTACCAGTGCACCCTGGAGGGGCACTCTGGCGTCGTCAACTGCCTGAAGTTCGCGCCCAACGGAGAGTTCCTCACCACGGGCTCCGAGGATCGGCTGGTGCAGGTCTGGAACCTGGCGGCGACCGAGACCATCAACACGTTCAAGGGCCATGCGGCGCCAGTGGTGAAGGTGGTGGTGCTGATGGACTCGCTGCGAGTCATCTCCACGGACCGGGactcgctgctgctcgtgtGGATGGCCGACTCGGGCAACCTGCTGCAGACCATCCAGGGACCGTACAAGAGCCTGGTGGTGACCAACAACATGCGCTTCGCCGCCTCCAGCAACGGGGACAACACCCTCAAGATCTGGTCGCTCACCCAGGAGGACGAGAAGTACTCGGTCTCGCACTCGGACGAGATCACCTGCTTCGAGATCAGCGCCGACAGCATGCACATCATCACTGGCTCCCGCGACATGTCGCTCAAGGTGTGGCAGTCCACGGGCGGCAAGCTCAGCCAGGTGCTGGTCGGCCACAGCGATGCCGTGACCTGTGTCGCCGTCTCTGTGACCAACAAGACGCAGGTCCTGTCCGGCTCCAAGGACACCAACCTCATCTTGTGGGACCTGCTCACAGGCGAGGAGGTCCACACGCTGGCCGGACACTTGGGTCCTGTCATTGGAGTGAAGGTTTCGGCAGATG GTTCGACGGCTGTGTCGGGCAGCGATGACAAGACCTTGATCGTGTGGGAGACGAAGCGCGGCCTGGCCCTGACCTCCCTGCAGATGCACGTGCCCTTCACCCACTTCGACATCAGCCTGGAGGTGTCGCGGGTCTTGGTACAGCTGGTGGATAGCTACAATCTGCCGGTAATCTGTCTGCACAACACGCCGGCGCAGTATGTGAAGCTGCCCACGTACTCGGGACCCACCAAGGATGTGGATG ACCTCCGACCGCAGGGCCCGAAGCGCCAGATGAAGCGGCTGCTAAAGAAGGAAGTGTCCCTGGACACGTACACCTGGCAGAAGAAGTACGGCCACCTGACATCATCGGTCATGATGGCCCAGGTGGATGAGCGCCTGAAGCGCCGCTTCAGCGTCTCGGCCAGCATGGAGGAGATCTCAAAGATCGCCGAGAACAAGACGGGGGCCTCCCAGGCCAACCTCGGTCCCGAACAGGCGGCTCTGGCCCAGTCGCAGCACTTCGACCAGCTAGAGGCGCTGTGGAACAAGCGATCTCCGCCCCGTCGACGCCACAATGCG GGTCTGTCGAGGCAGACTTCGCTGGTGGAGGACCGACTCGAGTCGTCGGACGACGATGAGTACCAGGACGAGCGCGCAG GCAACGCCCACAGTTCGAAAACCAGTTCCCGCAGCTCACTGCCCCCATAG